The proteins below are encoded in one region of Lactuca sativa cultivar Salinas chromosome 3, Lsat_Salinas_v11, whole genome shotgun sequence:
- the LOC111877622 gene encoding uncharacterized protein LOC111877622 codes for MALVKRGVQVHSTQCSACISGLESTDHLFLRCPFAVDLWNRLWNWCGITPMIFSSIKEMLNYIATTGQCPKRRTTLLSIICGALWGMWRARIDRIFNSKLNSPELVFEGVRALVHAWIKHRHRKGNFVWGNGLNLLSTLCNL; via the coding sequence ATGGCTCTTGTTAAACGGGGAGTTCAGGTGCACTCTACACAATGCAGTGCTTGTATTTCCGGATTGGAATCCACTGATCACCTGTTTCTGCGTTGCCCGTTTGCTGTTGATCTCTGGAACCGGCTTTGGAATTGGTGTGGAATCACACCAATGATATTTTCTAGTATCAAGGAGATGCTAAATTATATTGCAACGACTGGACAATGTCCAAAACGCAGAACAACATTACTTTCAATCATTTGTGGTGCTCTATGGGGTATGTGGCGAGCAAGGATCGATAGAATCTTCAATTCCAAATTAAATTCCCCAGAATTGGTGTTTGAAGGAGTTAGAGCTTTGGTTCATGCTTGGATTAAACATAGACATAGGAAAGGAAACTTTGTTTGGGGGAATGGCTTAAATCTCCTTTCTACTTTATGTAATCTTTGA